DNA from Bacteroides zoogleoformans:
CCGAGCTTTGCCATACGCTGAATGGCTCGGCATTGGCATTGCCCCGTATCGTCGCCGCCTTGCTGGAAAACAATCAAACTCCGGAAGGCATCCGCATGCCTAAAGCATTGATACCCTATTGTGGATTCGAGATGATAGACTAATTGAAGAACCATCAACGTATCTCTTACATGACACAAAAAGACGCTTTAAGTCACTACGTAGGAAAGGTATTTGACCAATCTCACTGGCTGGAATCGACCAAGTCGACGTTCATCGTCGTTGACGACAGCTTAAACATACTCTATCACAACAGCAAAGAAGCATGTAAAGCAGACGGGAAGTTGCAACAGCCGGGAGATTTCCTGCATTGCACCAACGCCACCCACAGCCCAGGCGGTTGTGGGAGCTCAGAATATTGTGCAGAATGCAAACTCCGCAATTCTGTGAAAGAAGCCTTGGACAGCAGCCGAGTTGTCCATGAGGAAGTGGTCTTGTCGGTAGACTATAACCAGAAAATGATATTGCAAGAAACCGCCACGCCGTTTGAGTTTGAGGGTAATAAATATGCGGCTATCTTTGTAATCAACGTGTCCGAGCGCAAACAGGAACAAATGCTGGAGCGCGTGTTCTTTCACGACATGATGAATCTGGTAGGCGCATTAGGCAACTTCGTAAATATTCTGAAAGAAACTCCCGAACAAGAAATACTCAATGAAGTAAAACGGCTGACCGACCAGCTGATGGACGAACTGACCACGCAAAAAGAACTGATTTATGCCGAGAACGGCATACTCGCCCTGCAGCCCGGCGACATCACGGTAGAAGAGTTCATGTCTTATGCCTCCCATTCACTCTGCCCGATGGTAGAAGCCCGAAAATGCGAATTGGCCATCCAAAACAACTGCGAAAGCGGCATGACACTCTATACCGATATGAAACTGTTGCACCGCATCATTCTGAACATGGTGAAGAATGCCGCAGAAGCTTCCGAAGAAGGCGGCATTATCACTCTTACCGCCGCACCAGAGGAAAACTCCGTGCTTTTTTCTGTCAACAATCCCGGCGTTATACCCGAAAACTTCCGCGGTTCTATTTTTCACTTCGGGCTCTCCAGCAAAGGAGAAGGCCGCGGCATAGGCACGTACAGCATGAAGCTCTTTGGCGAGAATTACCTGAAAGGAAAAGTATGGTTCACCACCAACGAGGCCGAAGGCACCACTTTCTTTTTCCGGATACCGCTGAAAGCGGAAGTTTAATCCACATCGTTTTTCGGAAGCAGATGCATACCGAAGCACAAAACAGGCCATCATGCTTTTCCACTTCCCGCACAGGATTTCAGGAGCAAACAGGGTTTGTTCTGACAAATAAACCATATATTTGCAAAAACACCAATCTGACAGGTGGTAATACGTAATTATACCAACAAAAACAGTTAGATAATGAATAAAATCATTAGCAAAGAACAATTCTCCGAGAAAGTGTTCAAATTTGAAGTGGAAGCGCCGCTCATCGCCAAGTCACGCCGTGCCGGGCATTTCGTCATTATCCGTGTAGACGAGAAAGGCGAACGCATGCCGCTCACCATTGCGGGTGCCGACGTAAAGAAAGGTACAATCACATTGATAGTACAGAACGTAGGGCTTTCTTCCGCCAAGATGTGCCGGATGAACGAAGGCGACTACCTCCTTGACGTAGTAGGCCCATTGGGACAAGCTACACACATCGAGAACTTCGGCACCGTGGTCTGTGCCGGAGGCGGTGTAGGCGTCGCCCCTATGCTCCCCATCATACAAGCGCTGAAAGAAGCCGGCAATCGGGTAATCTCTGTACTGGCCGGCCGAAGCAAAGAACTGATCATTCTGGAGGAAGAAGTCAGAAAATCGTCCGATGAAATCATCATTATGACCGATGACGGTTCCTATGGCAACAAGGGGCTTGTCACCGAAGGCATTGAAAGCGTTATCAAACGCGAGAAGGTGGATAAATGCTTTGCCATCGGGCCTGCCATCATGATGAAATTTTGCTGCTTGCTGACCAAGAAATACAAAATACCCACCGACGTATCTTTGAATACAATTATGGTAGACGGTACCGGCATGTGCGGCGCTTGTCGCATCACTGTAAACGGGAAGACGCGTTTTGTTTGCGTAGATGGGCCGGAATTCGACGGTCATCAGGTGGATTTCGACGAGATGTTCAAGCGCATGGGCTCATTTAAAGATGTAGAACGCGAAGAAATGAACCACCTGCAAGACAGCGCCTGCCAAGCGCTTCCCTCAGACTGCCTCCACACCTCTTCTACTTCTCCGTCAGAAACAGCCGACAGCAGCGTGGCACAGCCCTCCATGGAAGAACTCTTGGACCGTAAAGCCCCTTGGCGCGAAGTTCTTCGCAAAAGATTGAAACCGAAAGAACGTACCGCCATTCCCCGCTGCCCGATGAATGAGCTCGACCCTGTGTATCGTGCCACCACCCGCACGGAAGAGGTGAACACCGGATATACCAAAGAACAAGCGATCACGGAAGCCAAACGCTGTTTGGACTGCGCCAACCCTACCTGTATGCAAGGTTGCCCGGTCAGCATAAACATACCTTCCTTCATCAAAAACGTGGAACGTGGAGAGTTTCTACAAGCTGCCCGTATACTGAAACACACCTCTGCCCTGCCAGCAGTCTGCGGTCGTGTATGCCCACAGGAAAAGCAATGTGAGAGCCAGTGTATCCATCTGAAGATGAACGAACCCGCCGTAGCCATCGGTAATCTGGAGCGCTTCGTAGCCGACTACGAACGCGAAAGCGGAAATATAGCCTTGCCGGAATTGGCTCCCCCAAATGGAACGAAGATAGCTGTAGTGGGTTCAGGACCTGCCGGTCTGAGCTTTGCGGGCGATATGGTGAAATACGGCTACGATGTCACCGTGTTCGAAGCATTGCATGAAGTGGGCGGTGTACTGAAATACGGAATTCCGGAATTCCGCCTGCCTAACGAAATCGTAGATGTGGAAATCAACAATCTGGAAAAGATGGGGGTTCGCTTTGTAAAAGACTGCATCGTAGGTAAGACCATCAACGTAGAGGATTTGCAAAAAGAAGGATATAAAGGCCTCTTCATTGCCAGCGGCGCCGGACTGCCCAACTTCATGAATATACCCGGAGAAAACAGCGTGAACGTCATGTCAAGCAATGAATATCTGACACGCGTCAACTTGATGAACGCTTCCGACCCGACAACCGACACTCCGCTAAATCCGGCCAAAAGTGTCATCGTAGTAGGCGGTGGGAATACGGCCATGGACTCTTGTCGCACGGCCAAACGCCTGGGGGCTGAAAAAGTACGCATCGTCTATCGACGCAGCGAAGCCGAAATGCCCGCCCGTCTGGAAGAAGTGAAGCACGCTAAGGAAGAAGGAATTGAGTTTCTCACTTTACACAACCCCATGGAGTATATTGCAGACGAAAAAGGTGCCGTGAAACAAGTCATTTTACAGAAAATGGAATTGGGCGAGCCTGATGCCAGCGGACGCCGCAGTCCGATTGCCATTCCGGGGGAAACCGTCACGTTGGATATCGACCTGGCTGTAGTCGCTGTCGGTGTATCCCCTAACCCCATTGTTCCAAAATCCGTCAAAGGATTGGAATTGGGACGCAAAAACACAATTGCCGTGAATGACAACATGCAAACGTCCATTCCCGCAATTTTCGCCGGAGGCGACATTGTACGTGGCGGAGCCACCGTAATCCTCGCCATGGGCGACGGACGACGAGCCGCGGCCGCCATGCACGAGAATTTGAAGAAGTGATTCGTTCAAACCAAGGTGCTCTTTTAGAAGTAAAAGCATCTTTCGATTCATGCGGATGCCATCTTCCTATAGGGAAAATCGAGAAAAGCCCCGCTTGCGCAATGAACGCAAGTGGGGCTTCCTCTATTCATCAAAGAGATTACTTCATCACTTTGTTCGTAGCAGGATCGGGAAAAACGACTGTCGGCTTAAACGACTTGGCTTCTTCAAAATCCATCAAAGCATACGACATGATTATAACAATGTCATCGGGCTGAACCTTACGGGCAGCAGCGCCATTCAGACAAATCTTACCTGAGCCGCGCTCTCCCTTAATGATATAAGTTTCAAACCGTTCACCGTTATTATTGTCGGCAATGCATACCTTTTCACCGGCAATCATGTTGGCGGCATCCATCAAGTCCTCGTCAATCGTGATACTGCCCATATAATTCAGGTTAGCCTCGGTGACACGGGCACAATGGATTTTCGACTTCAACACTTCAATCATCATAAGATTGATTTTTTATAATTTATTATTCTTTGTACTTGATATTATCAATCAAGCGTACTTCACCGCAAAATACAGTAATACAACCCACCGCATAAGAGGTATCTTCCCAATCGGTTATCTTCTGCAATGTATTCCCGTCTACCAATTCAAAATATTCCAAACGCAATCCGGGAGCCACTGTAATGGCATCTTCGACAAATTTCCGCGTCTCAGGCACCGTATGTGATGCCGCAAAGGTACGACTTTCAAATAAAGTCTGCGAAATTTTCAAGGCATTTTTACGTTCTTCGGCAGATAAGCGAGCATTCCGACTACTCAAGGCAAGTCCATCGGCTTCACGAACAATCGGGCAACCGACAATCTCCAAAGGATACTTCATCCGACGCACCATTTCACGAATAATCGTTAACTGCTGGAAGTCTTTTTCACCAAAGTACGCCCTATCCGGTTTCACGGCATCGAAAAGCTTGCTCACAATCTGGCATACCCCATTGAAATGTCCCGGACGAAAAGCTCCTTCCATCACGGTATCCAAAGGCGCATAACTGAATCGACGCGTATCAGGCTCCGGATACATCTCCTCCACAGAAGGAGCAAAAACAAATGCCGCACCGCAATCTTCCAACAGACGGCAATCGGCCTTCGGCGTACGAGGATATTTTATCAAATCATTCTTGTCGTTGAACTGAGTAGGATTTACAAAAACGCTTACCACAGCAACATCATTTTCGGCCACACAACGCTTCACCAATGAGGCATGACCGGCATGCAAGGCACCCATCGTAGGCACTAAACCCACCTTTTTGCCATGAACCCGTAAATCCGAAAGAGCAGCCTGCAAGTTCTTGATAGTATGTACTATTTCCATCTTTATTGGTTATATAACAACTTTTTGTTCACAAAAGCGCTGCAAAATAAACTATTATTTACCACATAAAGAAGAGATATTATAAATTAATGCAACCGCCACCCCATTTCCATACTTTTCACACCGTTCTCCTTTCGCTGAAAAACAAGCAGTTAACAATTCATAAGGAATTATAGAACGGTGCAATTTGCTTTATTGCCCGTTTTTTTTTATATCTTTGCAAAATAATTGAGAACATTGTTATTATGATAAAGGCAAATAAGGTTTTATTTATAACACAAGAAATTACCCCTTATGTTTCAGAATCGGAAATGTCTCTCGTAGGCAGAAACCTACCTCAGGCTATTCAGGAAAAAGGCAGAGAAATCAGGACGTTTATGCCTAAATGGGGAAATATCAACGAACGCAGAAACCAATTGCATGAAGTGATACGCCTCTCCGGCATGAACCTTATCATTGACGATACCGACCATCCGCTCATCATCAAAGTCGCCTCCATTCAATCTGCCCGCATGCAGGTTTATTTCATAGATAACGATGATTATTTTCAAAACCGCCTGCAAGTGACCAATGAAAATGGTGAAGAGTATGAAGACAACGATGCCCGTACCATCTTCTATGCCCGCGGCGTATTGGAAACGGTGAAGAAGCTGCGTTGGTGTCCAGACATCATCCACTGCCATGGCTGGATGACTGCTTTAGCCCCTCTATACATCAAGAAGGCCTACAAAGACGAACCTTCTTTCAGAGATGCCAAGGTAGTCTTTTCTCTCTACGGCGATGAATTCAAACAGCCGTTCCATCCTGATTTTTCCAACAAATTAACCCTGAAAGGCATCACTAAGAAAGATGTTGCCGGACTGAAAGACTCTGTTGATTATACCGCACTTTGTAAATTGGCTACAGACTTTTCCGATGGCATTATCCAACAAAGCAAGCATGTCAATGAAGAGGTTATGAACTATGCACGCGAATCCGGAAAAATGATATTAGATTATCAATCGCCCGAGAATTTTGCCGATGCCTGCAATGACTTCTACGACAAAATATGGGCGGCAGAATAAATATAAAATAAGTTTATACGATGAGAGCTATGAAAGTAAAGCATATAGGACTGTTGCTTTTAGCATGCCTGACTATCTTTGGCTGTGATGATACCACCGGAACATTAGGAGTAGGAATGTTACCGGATTCTGACGGCATGTCAGCACATACCACGACTTTTGACGTAACCACACGTTCTTTTATTGTAGATTCGGTGTTTGCCAAAACAAGCACCGGCTATGTAGGTAGGTTCTCTGATCCCGATTTCGGGTACTACGAGACAAGTTTCCTCACTGAATTGAACTGTACGGAGAACTTCTCCCTGCCCAAAGTTTATAAAATAACAGAGCAGGACAGTGATGGAAATCCGACCAAAGCAACGGGTACAATGGCAGGAGATTCCGTCGTATCCGTTCAATTGTCCGTCTTTTATACCCAATGGTTTGGCGATTCTCTGAACGCTTGCAGAATGAGTATATATGAGCTCAACAAAAAACTTGACAAAAATCGTTACACGAATATTAATCCGGAAGCGTACTATAATAAATACGACTCCAAGTCACTGCTCGGACGCAAAGCCTATTCGGCTCACGACAGCTCTGTTCCCGATTCAGTCAGAAAAGCAAAAGACAGCAATGGAAGTCCGCTCTTCTACCCGAATGTTACATTCCCATTGGACAAAAAAACATTTGGCGAAGAAAGAATCTTGAAAGTATATAGAAAACATCCCGAATACTTTAAAGATGCCACTACCTTTATCGACAAGGTTTTCAAAGGGGTATATATAAAGAGTGACTATGGAGATGGCACTATCTTGTATGTAGATCATGTAGCTCTGCGCATGCAGTTCCGCTTCCATCATGTGAATGAAAAAACAGGTGTGGCTTTGAAGAAAAAAGACGGGACAGATTCTTTATTCTACAGCACACGGACAGTGTTCGCCTCTACCAAAGAAGTGATTCAAGCCAATCAATTCCTTAATTCCGATCAGATAAAAGAGAAAGCGGCCGAAACAACACATACATACATCAAATCTCCTGCCGGCATCTTCACCGAAGCAACCATGCCATACGATGAAATATACAACAAGCTCTCCAAGGACACTCTTAATGCCGTGAAGCTGACTTTTATGAACTATAACATAAACAGCAACTATAAATACAGCATGAGTGCTCCCACAGATGTGCTACTGATACGTAAACAAGACCTTAAAAGCTTCTTCGAAGAAAATAAGATAAGAGATAATGTTACATCATTCACCGTAAGCCACAACGCTTTTGCTACCAATCAATACGTATTCAGCAACATCGCACGTTTAGTAACCACCTGTATTAATGAGAAGCAGTCTGCCAAGAAAGCCGCCAAAGAAAAAGCCGGTAACTCTTGGAATGAAGTCGAGTGGGAATATGGCTGGAATCACAACGAGGGCACCAAAGACTGGAATAAAGTGTTATTGATTCCTATTTCAATCACCTATGACAGCAACACTTCCAACGGTAGCAGCAGAACCATTACCGGCATTCATAATGACTTGAAACCAGGGTATGCCAAGCTGAAAGGCGGTCCGGAAACAGATGCTGATGGACAAGTAAAATATCCTTTAAAAATAGAAATTACTTATACAAGTTTCAATAAGCAATAACAGCAGTAGCATACCATAATAGAAAATCCTCCTGTTCACAGTAGAATCAGGAGGATTTTTATTAATAACAAGAAGAGTGTCCTATCATTTATCCGCATTCTTTAAGGCAGAACCTGTTATTCTTTTTCCTTTCGGGTGGGATTTCTTTGCGGTAGCTTTGACTTCCGCTTTAGTCTCTTTCTTCTCCACACCTTTTGCTTTTTCCAGTTTAGCCTGCATCTTATCCAATTCTTTATGCAGCTCTTCTATCTCAGTCCCCTGATTTTTGATG
Protein-coding regions in this window:
- the panD gene encoding aspartate 1-decarboxylase; translation: MMIEVLKSKIHCARVTEANLNYMGSITIDEDLMDAANMIAGEKVCIADNNNGERFETYIIKGERGSGKICLNGAAARKVQPDDIVIIMSYALMDFEEAKSFKPTVVFPDPATNKVMK
- a CDS encoding glycogen/starch synthase — its product is MIKANKVLFITQEITPYVSESEMSLVGRNLPQAIQEKGREIRTFMPKWGNINERRNQLHEVIRLSGMNLIIDDTDHPLIIKVASIQSARMQVYFIDNDDYFQNRLQVTNENGEEYEDNDARTIFYARGVLETVKKLRWCPDIIHCHGWMTALAPLYIKKAYKDEPSFRDAKVVFSLYGDEFKQPFHPDFSNKLTLKGITKKDVAGLKDSVDYTALCKLATDFSDGIIQQSKHVNEEVMNYARESGKMILDYQSPENFADACNDFYDKIWAAE
- a CDS encoding bifunctional dihydroorotate dehydrogenase B NAD binding subunit/NADPH-dependent glutamate synthase, with product MNKIISKEQFSEKVFKFEVEAPLIAKSRRAGHFVIIRVDEKGERMPLTIAGADVKKGTITLIVQNVGLSSAKMCRMNEGDYLLDVVGPLGQATHIENFGTVVCAGGGVGVAPMLPIIQALKEAGNRVISVLAGRSKELIILEEEVRKSSDEIIIMTDDGSYGNKGLVTEGIESVIKREKVDKCFAIGPAIMMKFCCLLTKKYKIPTDVSLNTIMVDGTGMCGACRITVNGKTRFVCVDGPEFDGHQVDFDEMFKRMGSFKDVEREEMNHLQDSACQALPSDCLHTSSTSPSETADSSVAQPSMEELLDRKAPWREVLRKRLKPKERTAIPRCPMNELDPVYRATTRTEEVNTGYTKEQAITEAKRCLDCANPTCMQGCPVSINIPSFIKNVERGEFLQAARILKHTSALPAVCGRVCPQEKQCESQCIHLKMNEPAVAIGNLERFVADYERESGNIALPELAPPNGTKIAVVGSGPAGLSFAGDMVKYGYDVTVFEALHEVGGVLKYGIPEFRLPNEIVDVEINNLEKMGVRFVKDCIVGKTINVEDLQKEGYKGLFIASGAGLPNFMNIPGENSVNVMSSNEYLTRVNLMNASDPTTDTPLNPAKSVIVVGGGNTAMDSCRTAKRLGAEKVRIVYRRSEAEMPARLEEVKHAKEEGIEFLTLHNPMEYIADEKGAVKQVILQKMELGEPDASGRRSPIAIPGETVTLDIDLAVVAVGVSPNPIVPKSVKGLELGRKNTIAVNDNMQTSIPAIFAGGDIVRGGATVILAMGDGRRAAAAMHENLKK
- the panC gene encoding pantoate--beta-alanine ligase, yielding MEIVHTIKNLQAALSDLRVHGKKVGLVPTMGALHAGHASLVKRCVAENDVAVVSVFVNPTQFNDKNDLIKYPRTPKADCRLLEDCGAAFVFAPSVEEMYPEPDTRRFSYAPLDTVMEGAFRPGHFNGVCQIVSKLFDAVKPDRAYFGEKDFQQLTIIREMVRRMKYPLEIVGCPIVREADGLALSSRNARLSAEERKNALKISQTLFESRTFAASHTVPETRKFVEDAITVAPGLRLEYFELVDGNTLQKITDWEDTSYAVGCITVFCGEVRLIDNIKYKE
- a CDS encoding DUF4270 domain-containing protein, with amino-acid sequence MKVKHIGLLLLACLTIFGCDDTTGTLGVGMLPDSDGMSAHTTTFDVTTRSFIVDSVFAKTSTGYVGRFSDPDFGYYETSFLTELNCTENFSLPKVYKITEQDSDGNPTKATGTMAGDSVVSVQLSVFYTQWFGDSLNACRMSIYELNKKLDKNRYTNINPEAYYNKYDSKSLLGRKAYSAHDSSVPDSVRKAKDSNGSPLFYPNVTFPLDKKTFGEERILKVYRKHPEYFKDATTFIDKVFKGVYIKSDYGDGTILYVDHVALRMQFRFHHVNEKTGVALKKKDGTDSLFYSTRTVFASTKEVIQANQFLNSDQIKEKAAETTHTYIKSPAGIFTEATMPYDEIYNKLSKDTLNAVKLTFMNYNINSNYKYSMSAPTDVLLIRKQDLKSFFEENKIRDNVTSFTVSHNAFATNQYVFSNIARLVTTCINEKQSAKKAAKEKAGNSWNEVEWEYGWNHNEGTKDWNKVLLIPISITYDSNTSNGSSRTITGIHNDLKPGYAKLKGGPETDADGQVKYPLKIEITYTSFNKQ
- a CDS encoding sensor histidine kinase — protein: MTQKDALSHYVGKVFDQSHWLESTKSTFIVVDDSLNILYHNSKEACKADGKLQQPGDFLHCTNATHSPGGCGSSEYCAECKLRNSVKEALDSSRVVHEEVVLSVDYNQKMILQETATPFEFEGNKYAAIFVINVSERKQEQMLERVFFHDMMNLVGALGNFVNILKETPEQEILNEVKRLTDQLMDELTTQKELIYAENGILALQPGDITVEEFMSYASHSLCPMVEARKCELAIQNNCESGMTLYTDMKLLHRIILNMVKNAAEASEEGGIITLTAAPEENSVLFSVNNPGVIPENFRGSIFHFGLSSKGEGRGIGTYSMKLFGENYLKGKVWFTTNEAEGTTFFFRIPLKAEV